From the genome of Rhizobium binae, one region includes:
- a CDS encoding HAMP domain-containing methyl-accepting chemotaxis protein, producing the protein MRFTIKLKLGLAFGIMTLLLIGIAVYGTLSLGTLDEASGNMIDGPVRRLELALNTNIAEVNAIRAQKNALLSTDAETADGFYKEADQNMQAMLDAVDAGLAIASAEGKPHWEKLRTVGEKFREKSAELQQLEARGDKSGAMALSLGDLKTMTDDMGGAIAALTEIQRKGMQATNHANDELYDSTRLILASASGIAVLIAFGAALWITLGITNGLRKITTVANAVAVGDLNQTVDVRTNDEIKDLINTVNGMTANLRSTAALADQIAMGDLTTDAKPLSDKDMLGIAMQSMIANLRTTARIANQIANGDLTVSPKPLSDKDALGLALEQMVDRLRGVVADALSAADNVSSGSQQLSASSEQVSQGASEQAASAEEASASMEEMAANIKQNADNAAQTEKIARQSAKDAEASGEAVTRAVDAMRTIAQKIGIVQEIARQTDLLALNAAVEAARAGEHGKGFAVVASEVRKLAERSQSAAAEISAMSSDTVKAAADAGEMLGRLVPDIRKTAELVSEISAACREQDIGAAQINEAIQQLDKVTQQNAGASEQMSATSEELASQAEELQTSIAFFKVDTMAGQRERAPAANGTARSQVQAAPRKTGAKASANTVAGQQARARGFALDLSMGGPDDGDVEFKESA; encoded by the coding sequence ATGCGTTTCACCATCAAACTCAAACTAGGCCTGGCGTTCGGAATCATGACGCTGCTGCTGATCGGCATCGCAGTCTATGGGACCCTCAGCCTCGGCACTTTGGACGAGGCAAGCGGCAATATGATCGACGGCCCGGTGCGGCGCCTGGAACTGGCGCTGAACACCAATATTGCCGAAGTCAACGCTATCCGCGCGCAGAAGAACGCGCTGCTTTCCACCGATGCCGAGACTGCCGACGGCTTCTACAAGGAAGCCGACCAGAACATGCAGGCCATGCTCGACGCCGTTGATGCCGGCCTTGCCATCGCCAGCGCGGAAGGCAAGCCGCACTGGGAGAAGCTGCGGACGGTCGGCGAGAAATTCCGTGAAAAATCCGCCGAACTGCAACAGCTCGAAGCCAGAGGCGACAAATCAGGTGCGATGGCGCTTTCACTCGGCGACCTCAAGACAATGACCGACGATATGGGCGGTGCTATCGCTGCCCTGACCGAGATCCAGCGCAAGGGTATGCAGGCGACCAACCACGCCAATGACGAGCTCTATGACTCGACCAGGCTTATTCTCGCCTCCGCATCCGGCATCGCAGTGCTTATCGCATTTGGTGCTGCATTGTGGATCACCCTCGGAATCACCAACGGTCTGCGCAAGATCACGACCGTCGCGAACGCCGTAGCAGTCGGCGATCTCAATCAGACGGTCGATGTCAGAACCAATGACGAGATCAAGGATTTGATTAATACGGTCAATGGCATGACCGCCAACCTGCGCTCTACGGCGGCGCTAGCCGACCAGATTGCCATGGGTGACCTGACGACCGATGCCAAGCCGCTCTCCGACAAGGATATGCTTGGCATCGCGATGCAGAGCATGATCGCCAACCTAAGGACCACCGCCCGTATCGCCAATCAAATCGCCAACGGCGATCTGACGGTGTCCCCGAAGCCACTCTCCGATAAGGATGCCTTGGGCCTTGCTCTGGAGCAGATGGTTGACCGCCTGCGCGGTGTCGTCGCCGACGCCTTGTCGGCCGCCGACAACGTCTCTTCCGGCAGCCAGCAGCTTTCGGCAAGTTCGGAGCAGGTATCGCAGGGTGCCAGCGAACAGGCGGCTTCGGCCGAAGAGGCCTCCGCCTCGATGGAGGAGATGGCCGCCAACATCAAGCAGAACGCCGACAATGCCGCCCAGACCGAAAAGATCGCCCGGCAGTCGGCCAAGGATGCGGAAGCGAGCGGCGAGGCGGTGACGCGTGCCGTCGACGCCATGCGCACGATCGCTCAGAAGATCGGCATCGTCCAGGAGATCGCCCGTCAGACCGACCTGCTGGCGCTCAATGCCGCGGTCGAAGCGGCGCGTGCCGGCGAACACGGCAAGGGGTTTGCGGTCGTCGCTTCGGAAGTGCGCAAGCTTGCCGAACGCAGCCAGTCGGCCGCCGCCGAAATCAGCGCGATGTCGAGCGACACGGTCAAGGCTGCAGCCGATGCCGGCGAAATGCTTGGCCGGCTGGTACCCGATATCCGCAAGACGGCCGAGCTGGTTTCCGAGATCAGTGCGGCCTGCCGCGAGCAGGATATCGGAGCTGCCCAGATCAATGAAGCGATCCAGCAGCTCGATAAGGTGACGCAGCAGAATGCCGGCGCCTCCGAACAGATGTCTGCGACCTCGGAAGAGCTCGCGAGCCAGGCGGAGGAACTGCAGACGTCGATCGCCTTTTTCAAGGTCGATACGATGGCTGGGCAGCGCGAGCGCGCGCCGGCCGCAAACGGCACTGCTCGCAGCCAGGTCCAGGCCGCACCGCGCAAAACGGGCGCCAAGGCGTCGGCCAATACGGTCGCCGGCCAGCAGGCGCGGGCGAGGGGTTTTGCTCTCGATCTGTCCATGGGCGGTCCCGATGATGGGGACGTCGAATTCAAGGAAAGCGCCTGA
- a CDS encoding methyl-accepting chemotaxis protein: MRLTIKTKLVTAFTFIILMLVGTAAYGVLSLGSLNDTIDKILSGPAARLDLAQQISIAQLESIRQQKNLLTARTADETAASIAKGNQARKDFADAFSQVLALATEEGKVRWARIAELSKTFSAADDQIREYVKSGNAEGANSISITTARSAANDIDATLGEILTLEKQRMKAADDGAQAQYLTTRTMMVAVAVVALLTAALTAFWIANTISKGLKRANIVVREVSEGDLTKMADITSHDEIGELLGNVNTMIERLRGVVADALSAADNVSSGSQQLSASSEQVSQGASEQAASAEEASASMEEMAANIKQNADNAAQTEKIARQSAKDAEASGEAVTRAVDAMRTIAQKIGIVQEIARQTDLLALNAAVEAARAGEHGKGFAVVASEVRKLAERSQSAAAEISAMSSDTVKAAADAGEMLGRLVPDIRKTAELVSEISAACREQDIGAAQINEAIQQLDKVTQQNAGASEQMSATSEELASQAEELQTSIAFFKVDTAGARPDVHRAQPNASARGIKVSAVARKPAPQARNQGRGQTVAAQQQRLKGFALDMSMGGPDAGDDDFRESA, from the coding sequence ATGCGCTTGACAATAAAGACGAAACTGGTGACGGCGTTCACCTTCATCATTCTGATGCTGGTCGGCACCGCCGCCTATGGTGTTCTCAGCCTTGGATCGCTGAACGACACGATCGACAAGATTCTCTCCGGCCCGGCAGCCCGCCTCGATCTGGCGCAGCAAATCAGCATTGCCCAACTCGAATCCATTCGCCAGCAGAAGAACTTGCTCACCGCGCGCACGGCGGATGAGACGGCCGCTTCGATCGCCAAGGGCAATCAGGCTCGCAAAGACTTCGCCGACGCCTTCAGCCAGGTGCTGGCACTGGCAACGGAAGAAGGCAAGGTGCGCTGGGCACGCATTGCCGAACTATCCAAGACCTTCAGTGCAGCCGACGATCAGATCCGCGAATATGTCAAATCCGGCAATGCCGAAGGCGCAAACAGCATCTCCATCACCACGGCACGGTCCGCTGCCAATGACATCGACGCGACGCTCGGCGAAATCCTGACACTTGAAAAGCAGCGCATGAAAGCGGCCGACGACGGTGCCCAGGCGCAGTATCTGACGACGCGCACAATGATGGTCGCGGTCGCCGTTGTTGCCCTCCTGACTGCGGCTCTTACCGCCTTCTGGATCGCCAACACGATCAGCAAGGGCCTCAAGCGCGCCAACATCGTGGTTCGCGAAGTATCGGAAGGTGATCTGACCAAAATGGCCGATATCACCAGCCATGATGAAATCGGCGAACTTCTCGGCAACGTCAACACGATGATCGAACGCCTGCGCGGTGTCGTCGCCGACGCCTTGTCGGCCGCCGACAACGTCTCTTCCGGCAGCCAGCAGCTTTCGGCAAGTTCGGAGCAGGTATCGCAGGGTGCCAGCGAACAGGCGGCTTCGGCCGAAGAGGCCTCCGCCTCGATGGAGGAGATGGCCGCCAACATCAAGCAGAACGCCGACAATGCCGCCCAGACCGAAAAGATCGCCCGGCAGTCGGCCAAGGATGCGGAAGCGAGCGGCGAGGCGGTGACGCGTGCCGTCGACGCCATGCGCACGATCGCTCAGAAGATCGGCATCGTCCAGGAGATCGCCCGTCAGACCGACCTGCTGGCGCTCAATGCCGCGGTCGAAGCGGCGCGTGCCGGCGAACACGGCAAGGGGTTTGCGGTCGTCGCTTCGGAAGTGCGCAAGCTTGCCGAACGCAGCCAGTCGGCCGCCGCCGAAATCAGCGCGATGTCGAGCGACACGGTCAAGGCTGCAGCCGATGCCGGCGAAATGCTTGGCCGGCTGGTACCCGATATCCGCAAGACGGCCGAGCTGGTTTCCGAGATCAGTGCGGCCTGCCGCGAGCAGGATATCGGAGCTGCCCAGATCAATGAAGCGATCCAGCAGCTCGATAAGGTGACGCAGCAGAATGCCGGCGCCTCCGAACAGATGTCTGCGACCTCGGAAGAGCTCGCGAGCCAGGCGGAGGAACTGCAGACGTCGATCGCCTTTTTCAAGGTCGATACGGCCGGCGCCCGGCCCGACGTCCACAGGGCGCAGCCGAACGCATCGGCGCGGGGGATCAAGGTCTCGGCGGTCGCCCGCAAGCCCGCCCCGCAGGCCCGCAACCAGGGCCGCGGCCAGACGGTTGCGGCTCAGCAGCAGCGCCTCAAAGGCTTTGCTCTCGACATGTCGATGGGCGGCCCGGACGCCGGCGACGACGATTTCAGGGAGAGCGCATAG
- a CDS encoding chemotaxis protein CheW gives MSATAATAERFDKHWNYAEEVEVLTFDLNGETFALEAVIVQEILDLLPETAVPGSQPFVASVINFRGKVIPLADLRLAFGMEAAEATIDSRIIVIEIDLQGEQTLVGLRTDKVNEVTTLAKSASEAPPSVGMRWRADYINCLVKRGVEFIILPNLRAIFSSRHKAAGAAS, from the coding sequence ATGAGTGCAACAGCAGCGACGGCCGAACGATTCGACAAACACTGGAACTATGCCGAAGAGGTCGAGGTCCTGACCTTCGATCTCAACGGCGAGACCTTCGCGCTGGAGGCGGTCATCGTCCAGGAAATCCTGGACCTGCTTCCGGAGACCGCGGTGCCGGGAAGCCAGCCCTTCGTCGCCAGCGTCATCAATTTTCGCGGCAAGGTCATTCCGCTGGCCGATCTGCGCCTTGCCTTCGGGATGGAGGCGGCGGAGGCCACGATCGACAGCCGTATCATCGTCATCGAAATCGATCTGCAGGGCGAGCAGACGCTCGTCGGGCTCAGAACCGACAAGGTGAACGAGGTTACGACGCTTGCGAAATCCGCGAGCGAGGCGCCGCCAAGCGTCGGCATGCGCTGGCGCGCCGACTACATCAACTGCCTGGTGAAGAGGGGCGTGGAGTTCATCATCCTCCCGAATCTACGGGCGATTTTTTCATCGAGGCACAAGGCGGCAGGGGCCGCCAGCTGA
- a CDS encoding chemotaxis protein CheA — protein sequence MSTLDPVAVFRMEAAECLEAIEAGLLDLTHQLDNKDLVDAVFRGLHTLKGSGAMFGFEALAAFTHHCETAFDRVRKGEVGATSELVAAVLAAQDHMRALVDRPDADHGDTGSKLLAQLQAAVGGKPAAAAPGAAAAPAVVREVSAKKKNSWRIRFSLPANSMVNGTNPLGLLDELRDLGECTVRANTSAIPPLDELTPTELHISWDVLLTSEQDRSAIDDVFIFVLDDMELSVEEIDGAATTAASAPVATVPTAVLPAAVPEFRPVEAVPVRREAPAPASQAKTAENVRVPAERLDELMDRVGELVIAQSRLSQLASASADIALRSVSEEIERLSGELRDTMMVLRMVPVATLFSRFRRLVHDLARETGKVIELVMEGETTEVDKTVIERLADPLVHLVRNSIDHGLEMPADRRAAGKTEAGTVILSARQAGGEVIISIKDDGRGINRERVRAKAESSGIIHPGQPLSDSELLQLIFAPGFSTAAAITNLSGRGVGMDVVKKTVEALRGAIDIVSVPGQGSEVSLRIPLTLAIIDGLLVRVGSGRYVIPLSAVEECLELSLEEDLRSRGRSFISLRDSLVPFLRLRDLFRTGTKPDMHQKVVVISTGTERVGLVVDQIIGDHQTVIKSMSKLHNDVATFSGATILGDGSVALILDVGHLVVAGQQQEAQLRVAG from the coding sequence ATGAGCACGCTCGATCCCGTTGCCGTGTTCCGCATGGAGGCTGCCGAATGCCTTGAGGCGATCGAGGCCGGTCTTCTCGACCTGACCCACCAACTCGACAACAAGGATCTCGTCGACGCCGTATTCCGCGGGCTTCACACGCTCAAGGGCTCCGGCGCGATGTTTGGTTTCGAGGCGCTTGCCGCTTTCACCCATCATTGCGAAACCGCCTTCGACCGCGTCCGCAAGGGCGAGGTCGGAGCGACCAGCGAACTCGTCGCCGCCGTCCTGGCCGCCCAGGACCATATGCGCGCCCTCGTCGACCGGCCGGACGCCGATCACGGTGATACCGGCAGCAAGCTTCTGGCGCAGTTGCAGGCCGCCGTCGGCGGCAAGCCGGCTGCGGCCGCACCGGGCGCTGCTGCTGCGCCTGCGGTCGTGCGTGAGGTGTCGGCAAAGAAGAAAAACAGCTGGCGTATCCGCTTCAGTCTGCCTGCCAATTCGATGGTCAACGGTACCAACCCGCTCGGCCTCTTGGACGAGCTGCGCGATCTCGGTGAATGCACGGTGCGCGCCAATACCTCGGCCATTCCGCCCCTCGACGAGCTCACACCGACGGAACTCCACATTTCCTGGGACGTGCTGCTGACCAGCGAGCAGGATCGCTCGGCGATCGACGACGTCTTCATCTTCGTGCTCGACGATATGGAACTCAGTGTCGAGGAGATCGACGGCGCGGCAACCACTGCCGCATCTGCACCGGTCGCCACAGTACCGACGGCCGTTCTACCGGCTGCCGTTCCGGAGTTTCGACCGGTCGAGGCGGTTCCGGTGCGGCGCGAGGCGCCCGCGCCCGCCAGCCAGGCGAAGACGGCTGAGAATGTCCGCGTTCCGGCCGAGCGTCTCGACGAGCTGATGGACCGGGTCGGCGAGCTCGTCATCGCGCAATCGCGTCTCAGCCAGCTCGCCAGCGCTAGCGCCGATATTGCGCTGCGCTCCGTCTCCGAAGAAATCGAACGCCTGTCCGGTGAATTGCGCGACACGATGATGGTGCTGCGCATGGTGCCGGTCGCAACGCTGTTCTCCCGCTTCCGCCGCCTCGTCCACGATCTCGCCCGCGAGACCGGCAAGGTGATCGAGCTGGTGATGGAGGGCGAGACAACCGAAGTCGACAAGACGGTCATCGAGCGGCTGGCCGATCCGCTGGTGCATCTGGTGCGCAATTCGATCGATCATGGCCTCGAGATGCCTGCCGATCGCCGTGCCGCCGGCAAGACCGAAGCCGGCACGGTGATCCTTTCGGCGCGCCAAGCCGGCGGTGAGGTGATTATCTCAATCAAGGACGATGGCCGCGGCATCAATCGCGAACGGGTTCGTGCCAAGGCGGAATCCTCCGGCATTATCCATCCCGGGCAGCCTCTCTCCGATTCCGAGCTGCTGCAGCTCATCTTCGCTCCCGGGTTCTCGACGGCAGCGGCGATCACCAATCTGTCCGGCCGCGGCGTCGGCATGGACGTGGTCAAGAAGACGGTCGAAGCGCTTCGCGGCGCGATCGACATCGTCAGCGTGCCGGGACAGGGTTCGGAAGTGTCGCTGCGCATCCCGCTGACCCTTGCCATCATCGACGGCCTGCTGGTGCGTGTCGGTTCCGGCCGCTACGTCATCCCGCTCTCGGCAGTCGAGGAATGCCTCGAACTGTCGCTTGAGGAAGACCTCCGCTCGCGCGGCCGCAGCTTCATCTCGCTGCGCGACAGCCTGGTGCCGTTCCTGCGCCTGCGAGACCTCTTCCGCACCGGCACGAAACCCGACATGCACCAGAAGGTCGTCGTCATCTCGACCGGCACGGAACGCGTCGGCCTCGTCGTCGACCAGATCATCGGCGACCACCAGACGGTCATCAAGTCGATGTCGAAACTGCATAACGACGTCGCGACCTTTTCGGGCGCGACCATTCTCGGCGACGGCAGCGTCGCCCTCATTCTCGACGTCGGGCACCTGGTTGTCGCGGGTCAGCAGCAGGAGGCGCAATTGCGGGTAGCAGGATGA
- a CDS encoding response regulator — MSANILTVDDSASIRLTTKVTLTNAGYSVTEAVNGAEGLATAKSSRFDLIVTDLNMPVMDGLTMIEELRKLPGQAGVPIIFLTTESDADLKARAKAAGATGWLTKPFDPENLVKIVKKVLGR, encoded by the coding sequence ATGAGCGCGAATATCCTCACTGTCGACGATTCCGCCAGCATCCGCCTAACCACCAAGGTCACGCTGACCAATGCCGGCTACAGCGTCACCGAGGCCGTAAATGGGGCCGAGGGCCTCGCGACGGCCAAGAGCAGCCGCTTCGATCTGATCGTGACCGATCTCAACATGCCGGTCATGGACGGCCTGACGATGATCGAGGAACTCAGGAAGCTGCCTGGACAGGCCGGCGTTCCGATCATCTTCCTGACGACGGAATCGGATGCCGATCTCAAGGCGCGCGCCAAGGCCGCCGGCGCCACGGGTTGGCTGACCAAGCCGTTCGATCCGGAAAATCTCGTGAAGATCGTGAAGAAGGTTCTCGGACGATGA
- a CDS encoding STAS domain-containing protein, with translation MDTSKQYCESINLPETLGIRSASELYTKFADEFQGRDTIVISIPENADVDLIFIQLIESSRRQAKADGKTLKLSTPARGSVLKVLERAGLIESFDQEDTRFWLHKEVTL, from the coding sequence TTGGACACTTCTAAACAATATTGCGAATCAATAAATCTGCCGGAGACGCTGGGTATTCGTTCTGCGTCCGAACTATATACAAAGTTTGCTGATGAATTTCAGGGTCGCGATACGATCGTGATCAGCATTCCCGAAAATGCGGACGTGGATCTGATTTTCATTCAACTCATAGAGTCATCGCGCCGCCAAGCAAAAGCTGATGGAAAGACACTCAAGCTTTCTACACCCGCTCGCGGCTCGGTCCTGAAGGTACTTGAACGCGCAGGTCTCATTGAATCCTTCGATCAAGAAGATACTAGGTTCTGGTTGCACAAAGAGGTTACGTTATGA